The DNA segment CGTCCTGATCGGCGCCCTGCTCGGCGCCGAGGAGTTCGGCTTCGCAACGGCCCCGCTCGTCGTGGAAGGCTGCATCATGATGCGCGTCTGCCACCTCGACACATGTCCCGTCGGCGTCGCGACGCAGAACCCCGAGCTCCGCAAGCGCTTCTCGGGCAAGCCCGAGTTCGTCGTCAACTTCTTCGAGTTCATCGCGCAAGAGGTGCGCGAGTACCTCGCTGCGCTCGGTTTCCGGTCGCTCGACGAGATCATCGGCCGCCGTGAGCTCCTCGACGTCGACCGCGCGGTCGACCACTGGAAGGCCTCGGGTCTCGACCTCACGCCCGTGCTCGTCGGCCCCGACTTCTCCGACTCCGAGCCGCGCAAGCACGGCCGCGCACAAGACCACGAGCTCGACGAGCACTTCGACAACGAGCTCATCGCGCGCAGCCGTCTCGTGCTCGAGGAGGGCGGATCGATCCAGATCGAGCTGCCCATCAAGAACACCGAGCGCGCAGTCGGCACGATGCTCGGCCACGAGGTGACGGTCGCCCACGGCGAGCACGGGCTGCCGACCGGGTCGATCGACATCACCCTCACGGGTTCGGCGGGTCAGTCCTTCGGCGCGTTCCTGCCGAACGGCATCACGCTGCGGCTCGAGGGCGACTCGAACGACTACGTCGGCAAGGGCCTCTCGGGCGGACAGATCATCGTCAAGCCGGCCGAGGACGCGGGCTTCGTCGCCGAGCGCAACGTGATCGCCGGAAATGTCATCGGGTACGGCGCCACGCGCGGGTCGATGTTCATCCGCGGCATCGTGGGCGAGCGCTTCCTCGTGCGCAACTCGGGCGCAACGGCGGTCGTCGAGGGCGTGGGCGATCATGCGCTCGAGTACATGACCGGCGGTCTCGCGCTCATCCTGGGCGATACGGGCCGTAACCTCGGCGCCGGCATGTCGGGCGGAACCGCCTACGTGCTCGGCCTCCGCGAGGGCCGCGTCAACCGCGAATCGCTCTCGAGCGGCGAGCTCGAACTGCTCCCGCTCGGCAGCGCCGACCGCGAGATCGTGCGCGACCTGCTCGAGCAGCACCTCGAGCACACCGGCTCGGCCGTCGCCGCGCGCCTCCTCGAGGAGGGCGACGCCGCGTTCGACTCGTTCACGAAAGTGCTGCCGCGCGACTACGCCGCGGTGCTCCGCACCCGCCAGACCGCCGTCGACGAGGGGCTCGACCCCGACGGCGACGTCGTCTGGACTCGCATCCTCGAGGTGACCGGTGGCTGAGACATCCGTCGTGCGTCGCCTCGACGCGAACACCCGTATCAACTGCATGGAGTACTCGGAGGTGACGGGTGGCTGACCCGAAGGGCTTTCTGAAGGTCACCGAGCGGGAGCTGCCCAAGCGCCGCCCGGTGCCGGTCCGCATCATGGACTGGAAAGAGGTCTACGAGCAGGGTGACCCGACGCAGTTGCGCCGGCAGGCCGGTCGCTGCATGGACTGCGGCGTGCCGTTCTGCCACCAGGGCTGCCCGCTCGGCAACCTGATCCCCGAGTGGAACGACCTCACGTGGCGCGGCGAAGGCCGTGCGGCGAGCGAGCGGCTGCACGCGACCAACAACTTCCCCGAGTTCACCGGTCGTCTGTGCCCGGCTCCGTGCGAGTCGGCGTGCGTGCTCGGCATCAATCAGCCGGCCGTCACGATCAAGCAGGTCGAGGTGTCGATCGCCGACCAGGCGTTCGGCAACGGCTGGGTGCAGCCGCAGCCGCCGGGGCGTCTGACGGGCAAGACCGTGGCCGTCGTCGGTTCGGGCCCCGCCGGTCTCGCGGCCGCCCAGCAGCTCACGCGGGCCGGACACACGGTCGCGGTGTTCGAGCGCGACGACCGCATCGGCGGTCTCCTGCGCTACGGCATCCCCGACTTCAAGATGGAGAAGAAGCACATCGATGCGCGTCTCGCGCAGATGACCGCCGAGGGCACGCGCTTCCGCGCGGGCGTCGAGATCGGCGTCGATATCACGTGGGAGCAGCTCCGCGAGCGTTACGACGCCGTCGTGGTCGCGACGGGTGCGATCGAGCCGCGCGATCTGCCGATCCCGGGTCGTGATCTGCCCGGTGTGCACTTCGCGATGGAGTACCTCACGCAGTCCAACAAGGCCGTCGCGGGCGATCAGGTCTTCGACCAGATCACCGCTGAGGGCAAGCACGTCGTCGTCCTCGGCGGCGGCGACACGGGCGCCGACTGCATCGGCACCGCGCACCGCCAGGGCGCGCTCACGGTGACCAACCTCGCGATCGGCAAGCGTCCGGGCGACGAGCGCTCGCCCGAGCAGCCGTGGCCGATCCACCCGAACATCTTCGAGGTCCAGTCGGCGCACGAAGAGGGCGGCGAGCGCCAGTACCTCGCGTCAACGGTCGAGTTCCTCGCCAACGACGCCGGAGAGGTTCGCGCGATCCGTATCGCCGAGACCGAGTACCTCGACGGCAAGCGGGTTCCGAAGGCGGGCACCGAGCGCGAGATCCCGGCCGACCTCGTCCTGCTCGCGCTCGGATTCACGGGTCCCGAGACGAAGGTCGCCGGCGAGCAGATCGGCCTCGGTGCGACGTCTCGCGGCAACTTCGAGCGCGACGCGGACTACGCGACGGACCTCGCCGGCGTCTTCGTCGCGGGCGACGCGGGCCGCGGCCAGTCGCTCATCGTGTGGGCGATCGCCGAAGGGCGTGCTGCGGCCGCGGCCGTCGACCGGTACCTTGAGGGTGATACGCGTCTGCCGAGCCCGATTCCTGCGACCGCCCGAGCGTTCGCCGTCTGACCATCGCGCCACCCGGCGCCACCGACCCGCGTCTCGGCGCGGAACACCTGGGAGTACACACCGATATGAGACGAGCGAAGATCGTCGCGACCCTCGGGCCTGCGACGTCGAGCTATGAACAGATCCGCGCCGTCATCGACGCGGGCGTCGACGTCACCCGCATGAACCTCAGCCACGGCAGCTACGAGGTCCACGAGGGCGTCTACCAGAACGTCCGCAAAGCCGCCAACGACTCGGGCCGTGCGATCGCCGTGCTCGTCGACCTGCAGGGGCCGAAGATCCGCCTCGGCAAGTTCGAGAACGGACCGCACGAGCTCGCCGTCGGCGATGTCTTCAAGATCACGACCGAAGACATCCTCGGCACGAAGGAGCTCGTCGGCACGACCTTCAAGGGCCTGCCCCAAGACGTCGCCCCTGGCGACTTCCTGCTCATCGACGACGGCAAGGTCCGCGTCGAGGTGATCGAGACCGACGGCACGGTCGTCACGACGCGCGTCGTCGTCGCGGGCCCGGTGTCCGACAACAAGGGCATCAACCTCCCGGGTGTCGCGGTCAACGTGCCCGCGCTCTCCGAGAAGGACGAGGCAGACCTCCGTTGGGGCCTCGAACTCGGTGCCGACCTCATCGCGCTCTCGTTCGTGCGCAACGCCGCCGACATCGTGCGGGTCCACGAGATCATGGACGAAGTGGGTCGCCGCGTTCCGGTCATCGCGAAGATCGAGAAGCCCCAGGCCGTCGACCACCTCGAAGAGATCATCGAGGCGTTCGACGCCATCATGGTCGCGCGCGGCGACCTCGGCGTCGAACTCCCGCTCGAGGCCGTTCCGATCGTGCAGAAGCAGGCGATCGAGATCGCCCGTCGTCTCGCGAAGCCGGTCATCGTCGCGACGCAGATGCTCGAGTCGATGACGCACAGCCCGGTTCCGACTCGCGCCGAGACGTCGGATGTCGCGAACGCCATCCTCGACGGCGCCGACGCGGTCATGCTCTCGGGCGAGACGAGCGTGGGCGAGTACCCCGTCATCACGGTGCAGACCATGGCGCGCATCGTCGAGTCGACCGAGCTCCACGGACTCGAGCGGGTGCCGAAGCTCGGCACGAAGCCGCGCACCCAGTCGGGCGCGATCACGGCAGCCGGTGTCGACATCGCCGACTTCGTGGGCGCGAAGTACCTGTGCGTCTTCACCGAGTCCGGGGAGTCGGTCCGCCGCATGGCGCGTCTGCGTTCGCCGATCCCGATCCTCGCGTTCACGCCCGACCAGGCCATCCGTCGGCGCATGTCGCTCTTCTGGGGCGTCGAGTCGTTCGTCGTCGACCGCGTCACGCACACCGACCAGATGGTCGGCCAGGTCGACGACGTGCTCGCGAAGTCGGGCCGTGCGGTCGAGGGCGAGACGGTCGTCATCATCTCGGGTTCCCCTCCCGGGATCCCCGGCACCACGAACGACGTGCGCGTGCACAAGGTCGGCGAGGTGCTCTAAGCGGTTCCGAGGAACGGCCGGTGCGGATGTCTCGCACCGGCCGTTCGTCGTTCGTGCGCGTCGTTTCCCGACGTCGGGTGGACGCGTGGGCGTCGACCGCTCGAGGCATCCGCCGTCTGACACGAGGGACGCTTGTTCCGAGGCCCGCTGTGCCGGTGGTGGGACTCGAACCCACACGCCTTTCGGCAAAGCATTTTGAGTGCTCCGCGTCTGCCATTCCGCCACACCGGCAACGGGCCTCGGCCAGAATACCGTAGGCTTTCAGCCGTGACTGACAGTGAACCCACCCAGTCGGCTCCTCGCCGCGTCGTCGTCGCGGAAGACGAGTCGCTGATCCGTCTCGACATCGTCGAGATCCTTCGCGACAACGGTTTCGAGGTCGTCGGCGAGGCCGGCGATGGCGAGACGGCCGTTGCGCTCGCGACCGAGCTGCGCCCCGACCTCGTCATCATGGACGTCAAGATGCCCCAGCTCGACGGCATCTCGGCTGCCGAGCGCCTCTCGAAGGGGCACATCGCGCCGGTCGTGCTGCTCACGGCGTTCAGCCAGAAAGAACTGGTCGAGCGCGCGAGCGAGGCGGGCGCGCTGGCCTACGTGGTGAAGCCGTTCACGCCCAACGACCTGCTGCCCGCGATCGAGATCGCCCTCGCGCGCTACGCGCAGATCATCGCACTCGAGGCCGAGGTCGGCGATCTCGTCGAGCGGTTCGAGACCCGCAAGCTCGTCGACCGGGCCAAGGGCCTGCTCAACGAGAAGATGGGCCTCACCGAGCCCGAGGCGTTCCGCTGGATCCAGAAGGCGTCGATGGATCGTCGTCTCACGATGAAAGACGTGTCGCAGGCGATCATCGAGCAGCTCGCGCCCAAGAAGTAGGCACGCTCCGAAGCATCCGGATGCCGCGGCGGGAACGTTCCCGACGCGGCATCCGTCGTCTTCCCCGGATGTCGCGACCGTGCGCGGTTCGCACGCTTCCTCGGACCTCGGGGGAGCGCGGAGCATGTCGGCCGTCGCTTGTAGGCTGTCCAGGTGTCGGACCCCCAGAAGCCCACCCTCCTCGTCGTCGACGGCCACTCGCTCGCGTTCCGCGCGTTCTACGCGCTCCCGGTCGACAGTTTCCAGACCCGTGACGGGCAGCACACGAATGCCATCCACGGCTTCTTGTCGATGCTGCTCCTGCTGCTGCAGAACGAGAAGCCCACCCACCTCGCGGTCGCATTCGACAAGTCGCGCCAGTCGTTCCGCACGCGCGAGTACGAGGAATACAAGGGCAACCGCGGCGAGACGCCGGTCGAGTTCAAGGGGCAGGTGCCGATTCTGCAAGAGGCCTTGCAGGCGATGGGCATCACTGTGCTCGAGAAAGACGATTTCGAGGCCGACGACATCCTCGCCACCCTCGCGACGCGCGGCGAAGCCGCGGGGTACCGCGTGCTGGTCGTCTCGGGCGACCGCGACACGATCCAACTCGTCAACGACGACATCACGCTCCTCTACCCGAACACGCAGGGCGTGTCGCAGCTGAAGCGCTACGACCCGGCGGCGGTCGTCGAGCGGTACGGCGTGCGGCCCGAGCAGTACCCCGAGATCGCAGCCCTCGTCGGCGAGACGAGCGACAATCTGCCTGGCATCACGAAGGTCGGCGAGAAGACGGCCGTCAAGTGGCTCGGGCTCTACGGGTCGCTCGAGGGCATCCTCGAGCACATCGACGAGATCAAGGGCGTCGTCGGCGACAACCTCCGCCGGGAGCGCGAGAACGCCGTCCGCAACCGCAAGCTGAACCGGCTCGTGCGCGATGTCGAACTCCCGGTCGAACTCGACGAACTCGAGGCGAAGCCCATCGACCTCGACGCCGTGACGCCGATCTTCACGCGGCTCGAGTTCCGCACGCTGCTCGAGCGAGTGACGAAACTCGTGAACGGCAACGGCAACGGCGGTGCGGCAGGCAAGCCTGCTGCGAGCGTGGCCGCAGTGCCGGCCGAAGACGCGCCCAAGGCGCCGACGTCCGCGCGCATCGCCGGCACAGACCTCGCGATCTGGCTCGACGCCGCAGTCGTCGCCGAACCCGCGGGTCTCGGCCTGCAGTTCGAATTGCTCGACGGGAAGGTCGTCGGCGCGGGCGTCGCGACCAAGTCCGAGAGCGTCGAACTCGCACTCGTGCCCGGTGCGCCCGAGTTCGAGGCGTTCGAGGCGTGGCTCGCGAGCGACGCGCCGAAGGTCCTCACCGACGCCAAGCCGCAACTCAAGGCCGCGGCCCGATCGGGGCTCACGGTGGCGAACGTCGTCGTCGATCCGCTCGTGGCCGGATGGCTCATCCGTCCGAACCTGCAAGAGAAGTCGCTCGTCGACCTCGTCGACCGCTATCTCGGCGAGACGGTTCCGCAGGGCGACCCGTCGCAGCTCGTCGCGCTCGAAGACGAGTCGGCGAGTACCGCAGACCTCGCGTGGTACTCGCTCAGGCTCGCTCCCGTCGTGCTCGCCGCGATGAGCGAGGGCACGCGTCGCGTACTCGCCGAGATCGAGATGCCGCTCGTGCCGGTGCTCGCGGCGATGGAGCTCCGCGGCGTCGCGGTCGACCACGACCGGCTCGCCGGCCTCTCGTCCGAGCTCGGCGGCCGTGCGGCCGACCTCGCCGAATCCGCGTTCGTCGAAATCGGGCGTGAGGTCAACCTCGGTTCGCCCAAGCAGTTGCAAGAGGTGCTCTTCGACCAGCTCGGCATGCCGAAGACGCGCTCGACGAAGACGGGCTATTCGACCGACGCGAACGCCCTCGCCGATCTGCAGGAGTCGAATCCGCACCCCTTCCTCGGGCTCCTGCTCGAGCACCGCGACGCGACGAAGCTCCGCCAGATCGTCGACTCGCTCGACAAGGCGATCGGCTCCGACGGCCGCATCCACACGACGTACGGGCAGGTGGGCGCTGCGACGGGCCGCATGTCGAGCAACGATCCGAACCTGCAGAACATCCCGATCCGTACCGAAGACGGCCGTCGCATCCGCGAGGCGTTCCGCCACGGCGCCGAGTACACCGAACTCCTCACGGCCGACTACTCGCAGATCGAGATGCGCATCATGGCGCACCTCTCCGAAGACCCGGGTCTCATCGAGGCGTTCAACGCCGGAGAAGACCTGCACCGGTTCGTCGGCGCGCGGGTCTTCGGCGTCGATGAGGCGGATGTCTCGCCGCTCATGCGCACGAAGGTCAAGGCGATGTCGTACGGCCTCGCCTACGGACTCAGCGCGTTCGGTCTCTCGAAGCAGCTCCGAATCGACCGGGCCGAGGCGACGCAGCTCATGAAGGACTACTTCGAGCGCTTCGGCGCGGTGCGCGTGTACCTTCGGAGCGTCGTCGAGCAAGCGAAGATCGACGGGTACACCGAGACGATCTTCGGTCGACGCCGCCCGTTCCCCGATCTCAACAGCCCGAACCGCGTGCTTCGCGAGAACGCCGAGCGCGCCGCCCTCAACTCGCCCATCCAAGGATCGGCGGCCGACCTCATCAAGCTCGCGATGACCTCGACCGAGCGGGCGATCGCCGAGGCCGGGCTGCGTTCGCGCATGCTCATGCAGGTGCACGACGAACTCGTCTTCGAGGTCGCCGAAGGCGAGGCCGACGAGCTCGAGGCGATCGTGCGCGACAAGATGTCGCACGCCGTCGACCTGCTCGTGCCGCTCGATGTCCAGGTCGGGCGTGGCGCGAGTTGGGACGACGCGGCGCACTGAGCGTCGGCGCTGTTCGGGCTGCCTCCGCCGTTCGGACTGTGGGCGGTGCTCGGTAGGCTCGAGGGCATGTCAGTCGAACCGCGCACGCCGTCCCAGATCGATCGCATCGCCGAAGGCTGGGTCGACACGCTCGTCGAGTTGCAGCCCACCGTCGGCACGTACATCGGCCGAACCGAGGCCGACACGCGACTGCCCGACTACTCTCCCGAGGGTCATGAACAGCTCATCGCAGCGACGAGGGCGACGCTCGGCGCGCTTCGGGGCGCAGAGCCCGTCGACGATGTCGACCGGGTGACGCTCGCCGACCTCGGCGGCGAGCTCGAACTCGAACTCGAGGGGCACGACGCGGGGTTGCACCTGCGCGACCTCAATGTCATCGCGAGCCCGGCTCAAGACATCCGCGAGGTCTTCGACCTCATGGCGACCGACACGGTTGACGACTGGGCGCGCATCGCGACGCGACTCGGCGAGGTTCCCGCGGCGGTCGACGGCTACGTGCAGACGCTGCGGCTCGGCGCCGAGCGGGGGGTCGTCCCCGCCGTCCGCCAAGTGCGGGAGGTCGCTGCACAGGCCCGCCGCCAGTCGCGGGCCGACGGCTTCTTCGCCGCCTTCGCGTCCGGGGCGAGCGACGGCGGCGCCGGACTCCCCGCGAGCCTCGAGGCCGACCTCACGCGCGCGGCGTCGGCCGCGGCATCCGCCTACGACCGCCTCGCCGACTTCCTCGACGTCGAACTCGCGCCGCGCGCGGGAGACCGCGACGGCGTCGGCCGCGAGATCTACGCATTGCGCTCGCGGCACTTCCTGGGCGCGACGGTCGACCTCGACGAGACGTACGAGTGGGGCATCGAAGAGCTCGCCCGCATGGTCGCCGAGCAGGAGTCGATCGCGAACGAGATCCTCCCCGGGGCATCCGTTGCCGAAGCCGTGGCGTTCCTCGAGCGCGACCCGTCCCGCAAGCTGCACGGCACCGACGCGCTCCAGCGCTGGATGCAGGAGACGAGCGACCGGGCCGTCGCCGAGCTCGGTGCCACCCAGTTCGACATCCCCGCCGAGATCCGCACGCTCGAGTGCATGATCGCACCGACGCAAGAGGGCGGCATCTACTACACGGGCCCGACCGACGACTTCTCGCGGCCCGGCCGCATGTGGTGGTCGGTGCCCGAGGGTGTCACCGAGTTCGACACGTGGCGTGAGCTCACGACGGTGTATCACGAGGGCGTACCCGGCCATCACCTGCAGATCGGGCAGGCGGTCGTCAACCGAGCGACGCTCAACACCTGGCGGCGTCAGCTCGCCGGCACGTCGGGCCACGCCGAAGGCTGGGCGCTCTATGCCGAACGGCTCATGGAGGAGCTCGGCTACCTCGACGACCCCGCCGACCGGCTCGGCATGCTCGACGGGCAGCGCATGCGCGCCGCGCGCGTCGTGCTCGACATCGGCGTGCACCTCGGAAAGCCGCGCCCCGACGGCCAAGGCGTCTGGACGGGCGACTACGCGTTCGAGTTCATGGGGCAGAACGTCGCGATGAACGACGAGTTCGTGCGGTTCGAGGTCAATCGCTACCTCGGGTGGCCGGGGCAGGCGCCGTCGTACAAGGTCGGTCAGCGCATCTGGGAGCAGCTCCGCGACGACACGCGCGCGCGTGAAGGGGCGGCGTTCGACATCCGGGCGTTCCACAAGCGCGCGCTCGACCTCGGCGGCGTGGGGCTCGACACGCTCCGTTCGGCCCTGCTCGGGTAGCCTCGCGCCGCCGGACGGCGAACCGGGACGTTCGCTGACAGTTTGCCGATGAGGGCCGAAATCCGGTACGCTAGAACGTCACTCTTGTGACATCCATGTCCGCATGCCCATCGCGGAACCAACAATTCAGCTCGACTTTTCGGCGATGGGCCTGATTCTGTCCATTCGGAGCATCCACTACATGACCACCGTAACGACCAAGGCGCCCAAGCAGGTCGCGATCAACGACATCGGTTCTGCTGACGATTTCCTCGCCGCGGTCGAGAAGACGCTTAAGTTCTTCAACGACGGCGACCTCATCGAAGGCACCGTCGTGAAGATCGACCGCGACGAGGTCCTCCTCGACGTCGGCTACAAGACCGAGGGTGTCATCCCCTCGCGCGA comes from the Agromyces protaetiae genome and includes:
- a CDS encoding ANTAR domain-containing response regulator, whose amino-acid sequence is MTDSEPTQSAPRRVVVAEDESLIRLDIVEILRDNGFEVVGEAGDGETAVALATELRPDLVIMDVKMPQLDGISAAERLSKGHIAPVVLLTAFSQKELVERASEAGALAYVVKPFTPNDLLPAIEIALARYAQIIALEAEVGDLVERFETRKLVDRAKGLLNEKMGLTEPEAFRWIQKASMDRRLTMKDVSQAIIEQLAPKK
- a CDS encoding glutamate synthase subunit beta, which translates into the protein MADPKGFLKVTERELPKRRPVPVRIMDWKEVYEQGDPTQLRRQAGRCMDCGVPFCHQGCPLGNLIPEWNDLTWRGEGRAASERLHATNNFPEFTGRLCPAPCESACVLGINQPAVTIKQVEVSIADQAFGNGWVQPQPPGRLTGKTVAVVGSGPAGLAAAQQLTRAGHTVAVFERDDRIGGLLRYGIPDFKMEKKHIDARLAQMTAEGTRFRAGVEIGVDITWEQLRERYDAVVVATGAIEPRDLPIPGRDLPGVHFAMEYLTQSNKAVAGDQVFDQITAEGKHVVVLGGGDTGADCIGTAHRQGALTVTNLAIGKRPGDERSPEQPWPIHPNIFEVQSAHEEGGERQYLASTVEFLANDAGEVRAIRIAETEYLDGKRVPKAGTEREIPADLVLLALGFTGPETKVAGEQIGLGATSRGNFERDADYATDLAGVFVAGDAGRGQSLIVWAIAEGRAAAAAVDRYLEGDTRLPSPIPATARAFAV
- a CDS encoding DUF885 domain-containing protein — encoded protein: MSVEPRTPSQIDRIAEGWVDTLVELQPTVGTYIGRTEADTRLPDYSPEGHEQLIAATRATLGALRGAEPVDDVDRVTLADLGGELELELEGHDAGLHLRDLNVIASPAQDIREVFDLMATDTVDDWARIATRLGEVPAAVDGYVQTLRLGAERGVVPAVRQVREVAAQARRQSRADGFFAAFASGASDGGAGLPASLEADLTRAASAAASAYDRLADFLDVELAPRAGDRDGVGREIYALRSRHFLGATVDLDETYEWGIEELARMVAEQESIANEILPGASVAEAVAFLERDPSRKLHGTDALQRWMQETSDRAVAELGATQFDIPAEIRTLECMIAPTQEGGIYYTGPTDDFSRPGRMWWSVPEGVTEFDTWRELTTVYHEGVPGHHLQIGQAVVNRATLNTWRRQLAGTSGHAEGWALYAERLMEELGYLDDPADRLGMLDGQRMRAARVVLDIGVHLGKPRPDGQGVWTGDYAFEFMGQNVAMNDEFVRFEVNRYLGWPGQAPSYKVGQRIWEQLRDDTRAREGAAFDIRAFHKRALDLGGVGLDTLRSALLG
- the pyk gene encoding pyruvate kinase is translated as MRRAKIVATLGPATSSYEQIRAVIDAGVDVTRMNLSHGSYEVHEGVYQNVRKAANDSGRAIAVLVDLQGPKIRLGKFENGPHELAVGDVFKITTEDILGTKELVGTTFKGLPQDVAPGDFLLIDDGKVRVEVIETDGTVVTTRVVVAGPVSDNKGINLPGVAVNVPALSEKDEADLRWGLELGADLIALSFVRNAADIVRVHEIMDEVGRRVPVIAKIEKPQAVDHLEEIIEAFDAIMVARGDLGVELPLEAVPIVQKQAIEIARRLAKPVIVATQMLESMTHSPVPTRAETSDVANAILDGADAVMLSGETSVGEYPVITVQTMARIVESTELHGLERVPKLGTKPRTQSGAITAAGVDIADFVGAKYLCVFTESGESVRRMARLRSPIPILAFTPDQAIRRRMSLFWGVESFVVDRVTHTDQMVGQVDDVLAKSGRAVEGETVVIISGSPPGIPGTTNDVRVHKVGEVL
- the polA gene encoding DNA polymerase I; the encoded protein is MSDPQKPTLLVVDGHSLAFRAFYALPVDSFQTRDGQHTNAIHGFLSMLLLLLQNEKPTHLAVAFDKSRQSFRTREYEEYKGNRGETPVEFKGQVPILQEALQAMGITVLEKDDFEADDILATLATRGEAAGYRVLVVSGDRDTIQLVNDDITLLYPNTQGVSQLKRYDPAAVVERYGVRPEQYPEIAALVGETSDNLPGITKVGEKTAVKWLGLYGSLEGILEHIDEIKGVVGDNLRRERENAVRNRKLNRLVRDVELPVELDELEAKPIDLDAVTPIFTRLEFRTLLERVTKLVNGNGNGGAAGKPAASVAAVPAEDAPKAPTSARIAGTDLAIWLDAAVVAEPAGLGLQFELLDGKVVGAGVATKSESVELALVPGAPEFEAFEAWLASDAPKVLTDAKPQLKAAARSGLTVANVVVDPLVAGWLIRPNLQEKSLVDLVDRYLGETVPQGDPSQLVALEDESASTADLAWYSLRLAPVVLAAMSEGTRRVLAEIEMPLVPVLAAMELRGVAVDHDRLAGLSSELGGRAADLAESAFVEIGREVNLGSPKQLQEVLFDQLGMPKTRSTKTGYSTDANALADLQESNPHPFLGLLLEHRDATKLRQIVDSLDKAIGSDGRIHTTYGQVGAATGRMSSNDPNLQNIPIRTEDGRRIREAFRHGAEYTELLTADYSQIEMRIMAHLSEDPGLIEAFNAGEDLHRFVGARVFGVDEADVSPLMRTKVKAMSYGLAYGLSAFGLSKQLRIDRAEATQLMKDYFERFGAVRVYLRSVVEQAKIDGYTETIFGRRRPFPDLNSPNRVLRENAERAALNSPIQGSAADLIKLAMTSTERAIAEAGLRSRMLMQVHDELVFEVAEGEADELEAIVRDKMSHAVDLLVPLDVQVGRGASWDDAAH